The following proteins come from a genomic window of Mycolicibacterium rufum:
- a CDS encoding IspD/TarI family cytidylyltransferase, with translation MTATAILPLPASLAERPEAMLTPVAGTSPLIRVVSALSDVASVVVAAAAALAVPVRELLAAEGFSDVPTLTAETPGGRAQCVTAALAAIRPGTPILVHDIGWPLVDAATARRVLAALRGGAAVVAPSRPVTDSIKTVDQDSVVTATLDRAELQVLQYPRGFQAEVLTRAVAAAQNGRADELDAALRTGARIALVDGDAGALGVELPRDTDFLTAVIEDRRDDSSR, from the coding sequence GTGACAGCGACGGCGATCCTGCCCCTGCCGGCCTCGCTCGCGGAGCGGCCGGAGGCAATGCTGACGCCGGTGGCCGGCACCTCGCCGCTGATCCGCGTTGTCAGTGCCCTGTCGGACGTGGCGTCCGTGGTCGTCGCCGCCGCTGCTGCGCTCGCCGTCCCGGTCCGCGAACTGCTCGCTGCCGAGGGGTTTTCCGACGTTCCCACCCTGACCGCCGAGACGCCGGGCGGACGCGCGCAATGCGTGACGGCGGCACTGGCGGCGATCCGGCCGGGCACTCCGATCCTGGTGCACGACATCGGATGGCCACTGGTCGATGCCGCCACGGCGCGGCGCGTGCTGGCGGCGCTGCGGGGCGGTGCCGCGGTGGTGGCGCCGTCGCGGCCGGTGACCGACAGCATCAAGACCGTCGATCAGGACAGTGTCGTGACGGCGACGCTCGATCGCGCCGAGCTGCAGGTGCTGCAGTACCCGCGCGGCTTTCAGGCCGAGGTGCTGACCCGTGCGGTGGCCGCTGCACAGAACGGCCGCGCCGACGAACTGGATGCGGCGCTGCGCACCGGAGCGAGAATCGCGTTGGTCGACGGAGACGCCGGGGCGCTGGGTGTCGAACTGCCGCGCGACACCGACTTCCTCACCGCCGTCATCGAGGACCGGCGAGACGATTCCTCTCGGTGA
- a CDS encoding IspD/TarI family cytidylyltransferase — translation MGAEAVGVVLAAGMGTRVGADGNKAYLPLDGRSMLVWSLDTLARVPGIARTVLVYRQGESDLARSTVDRELDGQSGHVAVEFVEGGATRHASELAMLRHLEADIESGTVDAVVIHDAARPLADAAMFATALALAREFGGALPALPVDGLARVGERGVEPVPGSLVRVQTPQAFQARALLDAYRLAERDGFEGTDTSSCIERYTDVAVHTFPGSAGNLKVTYAGDIGIAHRLLTERNRLAGPR, via the coding sequence ATGGGCGCCGAGGCAGTGGGAGTGGTACTGGCCGCGGGCATGGGCACCCGGGTCGGCGCCGACGGCAACAAGGCCTATCTCCCCCTCGACGGACGCAGCATGCTGGTGTGGTCGTTGGACACCCTCGCACGCGTGCCCGGGATCGCGCGCACCGTTCTGGTGTACCGGCAGGGCGAGTCGGACCTGGCGCGCAGCACCGTCGACCGCGAACTGGACGGCCAATCCGGGCACGTCGCGGTCGAATTCGTCGAGGGCGGCGCCACCCGGCACGCCTCCGAGCTCGCCATGCTGCGCCATCTCGAAGCCGACATCGAATCGGGGACCGTCGACGCAGTGGTGATCCACGATGCGGCCCGGCCGCTCGCCGACGCCGCCATGTTCGCGACGGCGCTCGCGCTGGCCCGTGAGTTCGGCGGCGCCCTTCCGGCGCTTCCCGTGGACGGTTTGGCCAGGGTCGGCGAACGCGGTGTCGAGCCGGTGCCCGGGTCGTTGGTACGGGTGCAGACACCGCAGGCGTTCCAGGCCCGTGCACTGCTCGACGCCTATCGGCTCGCCGAGCGGGACGGCTTCGAGGGCACCGACACGTCGTCGTGTATCGAGCGGTACACCGATGTCGCGGTGCACACCTTCCCCGGCAGCGCAGGCAACCTGAAGGTGACCTACGCCGGCGACATCGGCATCGCGCACCGGCTGCTCACCGAGAGGAATCGTCTCGCCGGTCCTCGATGA
- a CDS encoding low temperature requirement protein A, with protein MTGRDPHEQHRVATPLELLFDLTFVVAFGIAASQFAHLLAGGHVAAGLAAFSFAMFAVCWAWINFSWFASAYDTDDWIYRLTTMLQMVGVIVLALGLPQMYASIEHGGHVDNTVVVAGYVVMRVAMVAQWLRAARQDPLRRRACLTYAWWITVAQIGWIAAIFVHTSVAVTALIVVGLVLVEMMGPVLAEFGRGGTPWHAHHIVERYGLFTIIALGEGVVGTVASLSAVVDAQGWSFDAVFVAVAGIGLTFGMWWTYFVLPQADILHVRRERSFWFGYLHIVVFTAIVATGAGLHAAAYYIEHHSTLGSAATVLTVVIPVGVYVAMIYVLYALMTRTVVLFHLLLMTVTAAVLGSAVLLAALGVSMANCLLVVTLAPAVPVLGYELRGYRHAAAAAAAVAPTPSP; from the coding sequence ATGACGGGTCGCGACCCGCACGAGCAGCACCGGGTGGCCACGCCGCTGGAACTGCTGTTCGACCTGACGTTCGTGGTCGCGTTCGGGATCGCGGCGTCGCAGTTCGCGCACTTGCTGGCCGGCGGTCACGTCGCCGCCGGCCTGGCCGCGTTTTCTTTCGCGATGTTCGCCGTGTGCTGGGCGTGGATCAACTTCAGCTGGTTCGCCTCGGCGTACGACACCGACGACTGGATCTACCGGCTGACGACCATGCTGCAGATGGTCGGGGTGATCGTGCTGGCGCTCGGACTGCCGCAGATGTACGCGTCCATCGAACACGGCGGACACGTCGACAACACCGTGGTCGTCGCCGGGTACGTGGTGATGCGGGTGGCGATGGTCGCGCAGTGGCTGCGCGCCGCACGCCAGGACCCGCTGCGGCGCCGTGCCTGCCTGACGTATGCGTGGTGGATCACTGTGGCCCAGATCGGTTGGATCGCAGCGATTTTCGTGCACACCTCCGTCGCGGTGACGGCCCTCATCGTCGTCGGCCTGGTCCTCGTGGAGATGATGGGGCCCGTCCTCGCCGAGTTCGGCCGCGGCGGAACGCCGTGGCACGCCCACCACATCGTGGAGCGCTACGGCCTGTTCACGATCATCGCGCTCGGCGAGGGAGTGGTCGGCACCGTGGCGTCGCTGAGCGCGGTGGTCGACGCCCAGGGATGGTCCTTCGACGCGGTGTTCGTGGCCGTCGCGGGCATCGGGCTGACCTTCGGCATGTGGTGGACGTACTTCGTCCTGCCCCAGGCCGACATCCTGCACGTGCGCCGAGAGCGATCCTTCTGGTTCGGCTACCTGCACATCGTGGTGTTCACGGCGATCGTGGCCACCGGCGCGGGACTGCACGCGGCGGCGTACTACATCGAGCACCATTCCACGCTCGGCTCCGCCGCCACGGTGCTCACCGTCGTCATCCCGGTCGGCGTGTACGTCGCGATGATCTACGTCCTCTACGCGCTGATGACCCGCACCGTGGTGCTGTTCCACCTGCTGCTCATGACGGTCACCGCGGCCGTGCTCGGCTCGGCCGTCCTGCTCGCGGCACTCGGCGTCTCGATGGCCAACTGCCTGCTGGTGGTCACTCTCGCGCCGGCCGTCCCGGTGCTGGGGTACGAACTCCGGGGATACCGCCACGCCGCGGCGGCCGCGGCGGCGGTGGCGCCTACACCTAGCCCTTGA
- a CDS encoding MFS transporter, with translation MRPWIVWATGLLAYIVAVLDRTTLGVSGLPAAERFAAGPGLLSMFVVLQVVVYAGAQVPAGLLLDRFGSRALIVSGATLMAAGQFVLAVTESLPLAIAARAVVGLGDAFTFISVLRLVPRWFAPRQIPLVTQLTGICGQLGQVLSAVPFLALLSASGWTAAYTSAAAFGVVVLVLVAALVRNAPHGVTVTAETMGVRETLSSVKTVWLRPGTRLGFFTHMGTQFSVTVFALMWGLPYLTVAQSLSAGMAGTLLTISVVAAICAGVVIGIVTGRLPHRRSRLVLGIIAANAAAWSVVLALPGRAPLWLLVVLVVVISVGGPGSMVGFDFARTFNPSSTLGTAQGMVNMGGFIASLVLMQVMGLILQAAGGLSFDSFRLAWTLQYAVWALAVVGILITRRKARRLLALQDDRILLEGIKG, from the coding sequence GTGCGTCCCTGGATCGTCTGGGCGACCGGGCTTCTCGCCTACATCGTGGCTGTTCTCGATCGCACGACCCTGGGCGTGTCCGGCCTTCCCGCCGCCGAGCGGTTCGCCGCCGGGCCGGGGCTGCTGTCGATGTTCGTCGTCCTGCAGGTCGTGGTGTACGCGGGCGCGCAGGTACCGGCGGGACTGTTGCTCGACCGGTTCGGATCACGGGCGCTGATCGTGTCCGGAGCGACCCTCATGGCCGCCGGTCAGTTCGTTCTCGCCGTCACCGAGTCGCTGCCGCTGGCCATCGCGGCCCGCGCCGTCGTCGGTCTCGGCGACGCGTTCACGTTCATCTCGGTGCTGCGCCTGGTGCCCCGCTGGTTCGCGCCCCGACAGATCCCGTTGGTCACCCAGCTGACCGGCATCTGCGGCCAGCTGGGCCAGGTGCTGTCCGCGGTGCCGTTCCTGGCGCTGCTGTCCGCCTCGGGCTGGACGGCGGCCTACACCTCCGCAGCGGCATTCGGCGTCGTGGTGCTCGTGTTGGTCGCGGCGCTGGTGCGAAACGCCCCGCACGGTGTCACGGTGACCGCGGAGACGATGGGCGTCCGCGAGACCCTCTCCAGCGTCAAGACCGTGTGGTTGCGCCCCGGGACGCGGTTGGGTTTCTTCACCCACATGGGCACCCAGTTCTCCGTCACCGTCTTCGCGCTGATGTGGGGACTGCCCTACCTGACCGTCGCGCAGAGCCTCTCCGCGGGCATGGCGGGGACGCTGCTGACGATCTCCGTGGTGGCCGCTATCTGTGCGGGCGTGGTGATCGGCATCGTGACCGGCCGCCTGCCGCACCGGCGCTCGCGGCTGGTGCTCGGCATCATCGCCGCCAACGCGGCGGCGTGGAGCGTGGTGCTGGCGCTGCCCGGCAGGGCGCCGCTGTGGCTGCTGGTGGTCCTGGTCGTGGTCATCTCGGTGGGCGGCCCCGGGTCGATGGTGGGTTTCGACTTCGCGCGCACCTTCAACCCGAGTTCGACACTGGGGACCGCCCAGGGCATGGTCAACATGGGTGGCTTCATCGCCTCGCTGGTGCTGATGCAGGTGATGGGGCTGATCCTGCAAGCCGCCGGCGGGCTGTCGTTCGACTCCTTCCGACTGGCGTGGACGCTGCAGTATGCCGTCTGGGCGTTGGCCGTGGTCGGAATCCTGATCACGCGGCGCAAGGCCCGTCGGCTGCTGGCCCTGCAGGACGATCGGATCCTGCTCGAAGGCATCAAGGGCTAG
- a CDS encoding MerR family transcriptional regulator, with translation MAEYRLEDLARVSGVSTRNIRAYRERGLLDPPRRVGRTALYDDYHLSQLNTISQLLRKGYNSAHIAEFFTSMRQGEDLADILGLQRAVLGPESDHHDRATLAIDPDSPEARQLIAHGMAEMVGRKVVLIDGDAADILARSRDHLSYVRALLRFVDAADKSFDQLAEAFVDSLVELYQAEVGPGYLPKPEEMTRLRQVVADYRLLGEKVMASRFDQATRRLMVASASDYTAGILLTGAWERPTG, from the coding sequence GTGGCTGAGTACCGACTCGAAGATCTCGCGCGGGTGTCCGGCGTCAGCACCCGCAACATCCGGGCCTATCGCGAGCGTGGTCTGCTGGACCCGCCGCGGCGGGTGGGCCGCACCGCGCTCTACGACGACTACCACCTCTCGCAGCTCAACACCATCAGCCAGCTGCTGCGCAAGGGATACAACTCCGCGCACATCGCCGAGTTCTTCACCAGCATGCGCCAGGGCGAGGACCTCGCCGACATCCTCGGCCTGCAGCGCGCCGTGCTCGGGCCGGAGTCCGACCATCACGATCGGGCGACCCTGGCGATCGACCCCGATTCGCCCGAGGCGCGCCAGCTGATCGCCCACGGTATGGCCGAGATGGTCGGCCGGAAGGTGGTTCTGATCGACGGCGACGCGGCCGACATCCTGGCCCGGTCACGGGACCATCTGAGCTACGTTCGCGCGCTGCTGCGGTTCGTCGACGCCGCGGACAAGTCGTTCGACCAGCTCGCGGAGGCTTTCGTCGACAGCCTGGTCGAGCTGTACCAGGCCGAGGTGGGGCCCGGTTACCTGCCCAAACCGGAGGAGATGACCCGGCTGCGGCAGGTCGTGGCCGACTACCGTCTGCTCGGCGAGAAGGTCATGGCGTCGCGGTTCGATCAGGCCACCCGCCGTCTGATGGTGGCCTCGGCGTCGGATTACACGGCCGGCATCCTGCTGACCGGCGCGTGGGAGCGTCCGACGGGGTAA
- a CDS encoding DUF1906 domain-containing protein translates to MSRRDLLRGAVAAAPAALALSALSAVVPTATPSASAAPLGILLDYAAGVLSAADLRAAGASGAIRYVSDRRPGGAWMLGKPIALPEARDLYKGGLKIVSCYQYGKQDTADWLGGEAAGVQHAQRGWQLHVAAGGSYGAPIYTSIDDDPTLDQYRAQVAPYLRGWERVLGHQRVGVYANAKTIEWALQDGLGSYFWQHNWGSPGGVAHPAAHLHQVEIDARSVAGIGVDVNHILKPNFGAWD, encoded by the coding sequence ATGTCGCGGCGTGATCTTCTCCGCGGCGCCGTCGCGGCGGCACCGGCGGCGCTGGCGCTGAGCGCCCTGTCGGCGGTCGTGCCCACCGCGACACCGTCGGCGTCCGCGGCGCCCCTGGGGATCCTGCTCGATTACGCGGCGGGTGTGCTCAGCGCGGCGGATCTGCGGGCCGCCGGCGCCTCCGGCGCGATCCGCTACGTCTCCGACCGCCGGCCCGGCGGCGCGTGGATGCTCGGCAAGCCCATCGCGCTGCCCGAGGCCCGAGATCTCTACAAGGGCGGGCTGAAGATCGTGTCCTGCTATCAGTACGGCAAGCAGGACACGGCCGACTGGCTCGGTGGTGAGGCGGCCGGGGTCCAGCACGCGCAGCGCGGCTGGCAACTCCACGTCGCGGCCGGCGGGTCCTACGGTGCGCCGATCTACACCTCGATCGACGACGATCCGACGCTCGACCAGTACAGAGCCCAGGTCGCCCCCTACCTGCGTGGCTGGGAGCGCGTGCTGGGGCACCAGCGCGTCGGTGTCTACGCCAACGCCAAGACCATCGAGTGGGCCCTGCAGGATGGCCTCGGGTCGTACTTCTGGCAGCACAACTGGGGATCGCCGGGCGGCGTCGCGCATCCCGCCGCGCACCTGCACCAGGTGGAGATCGACGCTCGCAGCGTCGCCGGCATCGGCGTCGACGTCAACCACATCCTGAAGCCGAATTTCGGTGCATGGGATTGA